A window of Pirellula sp. SH-Sr6A contains these coding sequences:
- a CDS encoding DUF1501 domain-containing protein — MPLHQIPNPPPSRGVFRETANRRGFLQSLGGGFGAAAGLALLHQDLIRAAPPLHALGHIDPLRPMAARQPHFAPTAKSVIFLFLVGGPSQIDTWDYKPELQKLDGQKVPESIREALNKSVHSNVFHGCEDKILASPYTFKQYGQSGTWVSDLFPHMAEHVDDICLIHSMQADSNNHAPASYQLHTGDVRAGKASLGSWITYGLGSENENLPGYVVLFDAGPLGGSANYSNGFLPPAFQSTRIRSLGEPVPHLIPPPAFAAHQRESIDLMQSLNREHQQQHPGMQELDARIASYELAYRMQSEALEIGRLEDEPKHIHSMYGLDHEDKRTQSFGRKCLLARRLVEKGVRIVQLYDMPDKDGWDAHSKLVENHTPRARWTDQPVAALLNDLKQTGLLDSTLVIWASEFGRTPMMQGDKGRQHNAAGFTIWMAGGGIRPGLRIGATDEIGLMAVERPIPFRDLHATILHAMGIDCEDLSYLVNGRDERLTGVSGSAKPLLDLLQG, encoded by the coding sequence ATGCCTCTCCACCAAATTCCTAATCCCCCTCCATCGCGTGGTGTCTTCCGCGAAACGGCAAATCGCCGCGGCTTCCTCCAATCTCTCGGAGGAGGGTTTGGCGCTGCCGCTGGTTTGGCCCTCCTGCACCAGGATCTTATACGGGCAGCTCCGCCACTCCATGCTCTCGGGCACATCGATCCCCTTCGCCCCATGGCAGCCCGCCAACCCCACTTCGCCCCAACAGCCAAATCGGTCATCTTTCTCTTCCTGGTCGGCGGACCATCCCAGATCGATACTTGGGATTACAAACCCGAACTGCAAAAGCTAGATGGCCAAAAAGTCCCCGAGTCGATTCGAGAAGCGTTGAACAAGTCGGTGCACTCGAACGTGTTTCATGGCTGTGAGGACAAAATCTTAGCCAGCCCGTATACTTTCAAGCAGTACGGGCAGTCGGGCACTTGGGTGAGCGATTTGTTCCCGCACATGGCTGAACACGTCGACGACATCTGCTTGATCCATTCCATGCAGGCGGACTCGAACAATCACGCACCTGCCAGTTATCAACTACATACGGGAGACGTCCGGGCTGGGAAGGCGAGTCTCGGTTCTTGGATCACCTATGGGCTCGGCTCGGAGAATGAGAATTTGCCTGGCTATGTGGTCCTCTTCGATGCGGGCCCATTGGGAGGATCCGCTAATTACAGCAACGGATTTCTTCCCCCTGCGTTTCAATCGACGCGAATCCGCTCGCTGGGTGAACCGGTTCCCCATTTGATTCCTCCACCTGCGTTTGCAGCACACCAGCGGGAATCGATCGACTTGATGCAGTCCCTCAATCGCGAACACCAGCAACAGCATCCGGGTATGCAAGAACTCGATGCCCGGATCGCTTCCTACGAGCTCGCGTATCGCATGCAATCGGAAGCATTGGAAATCGGGCGTTTGGAGGATGAACCGAAACACATTCATTCCATGTACGGGCTCGACCACGAAGACAAGCGGACGCAGAGCTTTGGACGCAAGTGCTTGTTGGCGAGAAGGCTGGTGGAGAAGGGAGTTCGAATCGTTCAGCTCTACGACATGCCTGATAAAGATGGTTGGGACGCGCATAGCAAATTGGTCGAGAACCATACTCCGCGAGCGAGATGGACCGACCAACCGGTCGCGGCATTGCTAAATGACCTCAAGCAAACCGGGCTGCTAGATAGTACGTTAGTGATATGGGCGAGCGAATTCGGTAGGACACCTATGATGCAGGGGGACAAGGGGCGGCAGCACAATGCGGCCGGGTTTACCATCTGGATGGCCGGAGGTGGGATTCGCCCCGGGTTGCGGATCGGCGCGACCGACGAGATTGGGTTGATGGCCGTCGAACGCCCTATTCCCTTTCGAGACCTCCATGCCACGATCCTCCACGCCATGGGAATTGACTGCGAAGACCTCTCTTACCTGGTCAACGGTCGGGACGAGCGGCTAACCGGGGTCTCCGGGTCAGCAAAACCACTTTTGGACTTGCTCCAGGGATGA
- a CDS encoding FG-GAP repeat domain-containing protein has product MRSISVCYRLKAWCLIGCFLAGCDTSPDLETPSSSVEDSVTSTRAALDEATIGKIERFCGDCHPLPIPTTFPREKWAEEVRQGFKFYIESKRTDLPEPTQRDVIRYYEEQAPELVVVPRADEMKESQSPVQFQRGEPLAVADVAPATAHLVWQPADGSLLFTDMYSGTLKRWTPPSPSPSPSKVSATDSVRTIAEGRNFCRVVPFDWDGDGHMDYIVGEMGSFRVGDHENGRVSIHFGGEAPESIVIAEGIGRTVEAKPFDYDQDGDLDLLVVDFGWRDSGSFKLLRNDGGEKRSPRWKLEVIDDRHGALGVEFADLDQDGKMDFVVAFAQEYETVEAFLQRENGTYEKQLILQLPDPSYNSSAFQLVDLDQDGRIDVVHTCGDVMDSLLPKPYHGLRWVKNLGDSKWENRELGLLVGALQSAVADFDGDGDLDIACVGLFPHGGSSGPGAFDSICWWEQKTSGEFQRHSVERDHCSHASCVAADVDGDSRIDLVVGEWLDDKQKGAFRVFRNLPATTPVSSASHDSSEVD; this is encoded by the coding sequence ATGCGTTCCATTTCTGTTTGCTATCGACTCAAAGCCTGGTGCTTGATCGGGTGTTTCCTCGCGGGCTGCGATACATCTCCCGACTTGGAAACACCTTCCTCATCGGTTGAAGATTCGGTTACCAGCACCCGGGCTGCCCTGGACGAAGCGACCATCGGGAAGATCGAGCGGTTTTGCGGCGATTGCCACCCGCTACCTATCCCGACCACTTTTCCACGAGAGAAATGGGCCGAGGAAGTCCGGCAAGGATTCAAGTTCTACATCGAATCCAAGCGGACCGATTTGCCCGAGCCAACCCAGCGGGATGTCATTCGCTATTACGAGGAGCAAGCTCCCGAGTTGGTGGTCGTTCCGCGTGCCGATGAGATGAAAGAATCGCAAAGTCCCGTTCAGTTTCAACGCGGCGAACCTCTCGCGGTTGCAGACGTCGCACCCGCCACCGCACACCTTGTTTGGCAACCTGCCGATGGAAGCCTCCTCTTCACCGACATGTATTCCGGCACTCTGAAACGCTGGACTCCCCCGTCTCCATCTCCGTCTCCATCCAAAGTGTCAGCGACCGATTCTGTTCGCACGATCGCAGAGGGCAGGAACTTCTGCCGCGTCGTCCCATTCGATTGGGATGGGGATGGCCACATGGACTACATCGTTGGCGAAATGGGTAGCTTCCGCGTAGGGGACCATGAGAACGGTCGCGTTTCTATTCACTTCGGGGGCGAAGCTCCTGAGTCCATCGTGATCGCAGAGGGGATTGGTCGGACCGTCGAGGCCAAACCTTTTGATTACGATCAAGACGGGGATCTCGACCTTCTCGTCGTCGACTTCGGCTGGCGCGATTCGGGGTCGTTCAAGCTGCTGCGGAACGACGGTGGAGAGAAACGCTCGCCTCGTTGGAAGCTGGAAGTGATCGATGATCGGCACGGCGCGCTGGGGGTGGAATTCGCCGATCTCGATCAAGACGGCAAAATGGATTTCGTCGTCGCCTTCGCCCAGGAGTACGAGACCGTCGAAGCCTTTTTGCAACGCGAGAATGGTACCTACGAGAAGCAATTGATTCTTCAACTTCCCGATCCTTCGTACAATTCGAGCGCCTTTCAGTTGGTGGATCTCGATCAAGATGGGCGGATCGATGTCGTGCACACCTGCGGCGATGTCATGGATTCCTTACTCCCGAAACCCTACCACGGATTGCGATGGGTCAAGAATCTGGGGGATAGCAAATGGGAGAATCGAGAGTTGGGATTGCTCGTCGGAGCACTCCAATCCGCGGTGGCGGACTTCGACGGGGATGGGGATCTCGATATCGCATGCGTCGGCCTCTTTCCCCATGGTGGTAGTTCGGGGCCAGGCGCTTTTGACTCGATTTGTTGGTGGGAACAGAAAACATCGGGCGAGTTCCAAAGGCATAGCGTAGAACGGGATCACTGTTCCCATGCGTCATGCGTTGCCGCCGATGTTGACGGGGACTCTCGTATCGATCTCGTGGTCGGTGAGTGGTTGGATGACAAACAAAAAGGGGCCTTTCGGGTCTTCCGAAACCTTCCTGCGACAACCCCCGTATCATCTGCTTCGCACGACAGCAGCGAAGTGGACTAA
- a CDS encoding DUF1330 domain-containing protein, with protein sequence MAAYILVRVELTDPEQYKKYTQETPAVIAQYGGKFIVRGGPIENMEGPEETARIVILEFPTMDDAKRFYHSEEYQRVRLLREGAAQVQLFAIDGYKG encoded by the coding sequence TTGGCAGCATACATTTTGGTGAGAGTCGAACTGACCGATCCGGAGCAATACAAAAAGTACACGCAAGAAACGCCGGCGGTGATCGCGCAGTACGGTGGCAAGTTCATCGTCCGAGGAGGCCCGATCGAGAACATGGAAGGCCCCGAGGAGACGGCAAGGATCGTTATCCTCGAGTTCCCGACCATGGACGACGCGAAGCGATTTTACCACTCTGAGGAGTATCAACGCGTTCGGCTCCTTCGCGAGGGTGCTGCTCAGGTGCAGCTTTTTGCCATCGATGGATACAAGGGATAG
- the fliP gene encoding flagellar type III secretion system pore protein FliP (The bacterial flagellar biogenesis protein FliP forms a type III secretion system (T3SS)-type pore required for flagellar assembly.) gives MLANLNTPTVSRIRSRGIRLLESAYALVLVVVASLVLSTASSAMAQTSTDDFLSRAQQIRDSAPVRKATAENERATDPGSGLEQLVDRVGGGPAEWISPRGLSSSLQILLLLTVLSLAPAILLMTTCYVRIIVVFGLLKQALGAQQLPPSQVITSISLFVTLFVMSPVWNRVYEDAIEPYTTEGSRMTATEAWDKGVGPIREFMIRQIDLADNHDDVHLFYSRYAPGSQGPSSFDDVPLQVLLPAYMLSELKTAFLMGFKIYLPFLILDIVIASVTVSMGMMMLPPALISTPFKLLLFVLVDGWRLVVSMLLDSFGTLST, from the coding sequence ATGCTAGCAAATCTCAACACTCCGACAGTCTCGCGAATTCGTTCGAGGGGCATTCGTTTGTTGGAATCGGCCTATGCGTTGGTTCTGGTCGTCGTCGCAAGCCTAGTCTTGAGTACTGCATCCAGCGCGATGGCTCAAACGAGCACGGACGATTTTCTGTCGCGAGCGCAACAAATCCGTGACAGTGCTCCGGTGAGGAAAGCCACAGCAGAGAACGAGCGGGCAACGGACCCTGGAAGCGGCCTCGAGCAATTGGTCGACCGAGTCGGGGGAGGTCCCGCAGAGTGGATCAGCCCCCGAGGGCTTTCGAGTTCCCTGCAAATCCTTTTATTGCTGACCGTTCTTAGCCTTGCTCCAGCGATCTTGTTGATGACGACATGCTATGTTCGCATCATCGTGGTGTTTGGATTATTGAAGCAGGCTCTAGGAGCCCAACAGTTACCTCCGAGTCAGGTCATCACCTCCATCTCGTTGTTTGTCACCCTTTTCGTGATGAGCCCGGTATGGAATCGCGTGTATGAGGATGCCATCGAACCTTATACAACGGAGGGTTCGCGCATGACCGCCACCGAAGCTTGGGACAAAGGAGTAGGTCCTATTCGCGAATTCATGATCCGGCAGATTGATTTGGCGGACAACCATGACGACGTCCATTTGTTCTACAGCCGGTATGCGCCAGGCAGCCAAGGCCCATCGAGCTTTGACGATGTTCCACTCCAAGTCCTATTACCAGCCTACATGCTCAGCGAGCTCAAGACTGCTTTTTTGATGGGATTCAAGATCTACCTCCCCTTCTTGATACTCGACATCGTGATTGCATCGGTGACGGTTTCGATGGGGATGATGATGCTCCCTCCTGCCTTGATCTCGACTCCATTCAAGCTCTTGCTATTCGTTTTGGTCGATGGTTGGCGACTGGTCGTTTCGATGTTGCTCGACAGCTTTGGAACGTTATCAACGTGA
- the fliQ gene encoding flagellar biosynthesis protein FliQ — MTSSEAVDLVREAILMSLILGTPLLVIGMVVGLAIGLIQALTQIQDQTVSTVPKLVAMTLGIVVCLPWLADRMIDYSRDLFHEIPLHVSKR, encoded by the coding sequence ATGACTTCGAGCGAAGCGGTGGATTTGGTCCGCGAAGCGATTTTGATGTCGCTGATTCTCGGTACTCCGTTGCTGGTCATCGGAATGGTCGTCGGGTTGGCGATTGGATTGATCCAAGCGTTGACGCAGATTCAAGACCAAACGGTGAGCACGGTTCCTAAGCTGGTCGCGATGACGCTGGGGATTGTCGTTTGCCTCCCGTGGCTGGCCGACCGAATGATCGATTATTCTCGCGATCTCTTTCACGAGATCCCGCTCCACGTCTCGAAGCGATAG
- a CDS encoding flagellar biosynthetic protein FliR codes for MFDSVEFLKSLLYGPMWTFLCIVSRIGPMLVLMPPLQGASVPNRVKVMIVLMASATITPIVMEYSTPLPGNLADIVLGMIKELLLGLLFGSSALIIVTSLQIGGQVISSLASLDVAQAADPTTQESITVVSQMLSWVAMILFVTLGGHRVIIGACVDSFATYPAGGVLLEEFWLLHLHELFGHSVAIGLRAAAPPAIALLLANFVTALIGRTLPQLNIIAVGFNLNVSILLIILTLSITSIGWVFQDEFVGWIERTTELFPAGGRS; via the coding sequence ATGTTTGACAGCGTCGAGTTTTTAAAGAGTTTGCTTTACGGGCCGATGTGGACGTTTCTCTGCATCGTTAGTCGCATTGGCCCGATGTTGGTACTCATGCCGCCGCTGCAAGGGGCCTCGGTCCCCAACCGCGTCAAAGTGATGATTGTCTTGATGGCTTCAGCGACAATCACCCCGATTGTGATGGAGTATTCCACGCCTCTGCCCGGCAATCTCGCGGACATCGTACTGGGCATGATCAAGGAACTATTGCTGGGGCTACTTTTCGGATCTTCGGCGCTGATCATCGTTACATCGCTGCAGATCGGCGGGCAAGTCATCAGTTCGCTCGCGAGCCTCGATGTAGCCCAAGCCGCTGATCCGACGACGCAGGAGAGCATCACAGTCGTTAGTCAGATGCTCTCATGGGTAGCCATGATTCTGTTCGTCACGTTGGGGGGGCATCGCGTCATCATCGGCGCGTGTGTCGACAGTTTTGCAACGTACCCGGCGGGTGGCGTCCTTTTAGAAGAATTCTGGCTCTTGCATCTGCATGAACTGTTTGGGCACAGTGTAGCCATCGGACTGCGCGCCGCAGCACCTCCTGCGATCGCGCTGCTGTTAGCAAACTTTGTCACCGCACTGATCGGCCGCACGCTCCCGCAGTTGAACATCATTGCAGTCGGTTTCAATCTCAACGTGTCGATCCTACTCATCATCTTGACGTTGTCGATCACCAGTATCGGGTGGGTCTTTCAAGACGAATTCGTTGGCTGGATCGAACGCACGACGGAACTGTTTCCTGCAGGTGGTCGCAGCTAA
- a CDS encoding flagellar biosynthesis protein FlhB, whose translation MADDSGEKKHEATDFRRQKAREDGNVARSSDLTSAILLLVGVVLLDTTGPAIANSLIGLLHEVLTSEATFKTDSRTVMIDLIRQTGQSSLALLPLLLGMLATSVIVHYAQVGPLWLPEKLGMDITRIDPIQGFKRLLSITNVTRLGFGLVKIALVTGILVAGVWSKWDSILALGTTGIGAVGGFVWETMIELCRNVAIALVILSIIDYAFQRWKYEQDLRMTDEEMREEMKMTQGDPHTKSRRRKVQRDLAQQRLSVDVPKADVVVTNPTELAIALQYDPKTMRAPIVLAKGADLVAAKIRKIALQHGIPIVERKPLAQALFREVDVGKPIPATEYTAVAEVLKYVYQVKGRSIQEITETLQSQTEPIKKDPKLGQPT comes from the coding sequence ATGGCGGATGATAGCGGAGAGAAAAAACACGAGGCAACCGACTTTCGCAGGCAGAAAGCCCGCGAGGATGGTAATGTCGCGCGCTCCAGCGACTTGACCTCAGCCATTCTCTTGCTCGTCGGCGTCGTGCTTCTCGACACCACGGGGCCGGCGATCGCCAATTCTTTGATCGGTCTGCTTCATGAAGTTCTCACGTCGGAAGCGACGTTCAAAACCGACTCTCGCACCGTCATGATCGATTTGATCCGGCAGACAGGCCAATCATCCTTGGCCTTGCTCCCCCTCTTGCTAGGGATGTTGGCGACATCGGTCATTGTTCACTACGCGCAAGTGGGACCGCTATGGCTTCCAGAAAAGCTGGGGATGGATATCACTCGTATCGATCCGATTCAGGGCTTCAAACGGTTGCTTTCGATCACCAATGTCACGCGGCTCGGGTTTGGGTTGGTGAAGATTGCACTGGTGACTGGGATTTTGGTTGCAGGTGTTTGGTCCAAGTGGGATTCGATCCTCGCGTTAGGTACAACGGGTATCGGTGCGGTAGGAGGATTCGTCTGGGAAACAATGATCGAACTTTGTCGCAATGTCGCGATCGCGCTCGTGATTCTTTCGATCATCGATTACGCGTTTCAACGCTGGAAGTACGAGCAGGATTTGCGCATGACCGACGAGGAAATGCGTGAAGAAATGAAGATGACGCAAGGGGATCCTCACACGAAGTCGCGCCGTCGCAAGGTCCAGCGGGATCTGGCGCAACAACGCCTCTCGGTCGATGTCCCCAAAGCGGACGTCGTCGTCACCAATCCCACCGAACTTGCGATCGCATTGCAGTACGACCCAAAGACCATGCGTGCTCCGATCGTCCTGGCGAAAGGGGCGGATTTGGTGGCGGCCAAGATTCGAAAGATTGCATTGCAGCACGGGATCCCCATCGTCGAACGCAAACCGCTTGCTCAAGCCCTTTTCCGGGAAGTGGACGTAGGCAAACCGATCCCAGCCACGGAATACACCGCCGTCGCCGAGGTCCTCAAATACGTCTACCAAGTCAAAGGACGCTCGATCCAAGAAATCACGGAGACGCTGCAATCGCAAACCGAGCCGATCAAAAAAGATCCGAAACTGGGCCAACCCACCTAG
- a CDS encoding NYN domain-containing protein: MPDLKSHRLAVLIDADNAQPMVAKEILSKAGRYGTATVRRAYGDWTTPNLNGWKGHLHQLAILPVQQFRFTSGKNSTDSAMIIDAMDLLHGGTVDGFCLVSSDSDFTRLATRIREAGLSVYGFGEKKTPTSFVAACNSFVFTDLKATSNQLSSVASDQPPLKPILIQAVADAAGDDGWALLGIVGSRVKQSHPEFDPRKYGKPKLSELVKCQSFLEVRKDPKNDGSRGDLLYVRAKVI; this comes from the coding sequence ATGCCCGACTTGAAATCCCATCGTCTCGCAGTGCTTATTGACGCCGACAACGCCCAGCCCATGGTCGCAAAGGAAATTCTCTCGAAAGCTGGACGATACGGGACAGCGACAGTGAGGAGAGCATATGGGGATTGGACCACCCCAAATCTCAATGGATGGAAGGGGCATTTGCACCAGCTCGCCATTCTTCCGGTTCAGCAATTCCGGTTCACCTCGGGAAAGAATTCGACCGATTCCGCGATGATCATCGATGCCATGGATTTACTTCATGGCGGCACCGTCGATGGCTTCTGCCTGGTGTCATCCGATAGCGACTTCACACGCTTGGCCACTCGCATCCGAGAAGCAGGACTCTCCGTATACGGCTTTGGAGAGAAGAAGACACCCACGTCCTTCGTTGCAGCCTGCAACAGCTTCGTCTTCACGGACCTCAAGGCAACTTCTAACCAGCTAAGTTCTGTCGCGAGCGACCAGCCCCCGCTCAAACCGATTTTGATCCAAGCAGTTGCGGACGCGGCGGGGGACGATGGCTGGGCTCTTCTGGGCATTGTGGGAAGTCGTGTGAAGCAGTCCCATCCCGAATTCGATCCACGTAAGTACGGCAAGCCTAAACTCAGTGAATTGGTGAAGTGCCAGTCGTTCCTGGAGGTGAGAAAAGACCCGAAGAACGACGGCTCTCGCGGCGACCTTCTTTATGTCCGAGCCAAAGTGATCTGA
- a CDS encoding ribose-phosphate diphosphokinase, producing MRELKIFSGRANPQLARDICAFLHLEIGSIALGKFPDGENFCKIEEDVRGRDVYLIQPTCPPVNDNLMELLIMIDSCKRASAARVTAVIPYYGYARQDRKDEGRTPITAKLVANVITRAGADRVLTMDLHAPQIQGFFDVPVDHLYAAPVLTSYFQSKSYDPADIVVVSPDEGSVKRAKGHSKRLGGKLAIVDKVRENALQTQQKNIIGGPVEGKICLMFDDMISTGGSICGAAKLVHEAGAKEIHLAATHGVLCGAAIENLKNAPIDSLVITNTIPLPPEKRLDNIHVLTVAPLLAEAIRRIHSNRSISQMFSSGPDDS from the coding sequence ATGCGCGAACTAAAGATCTTCAGCGGAAGAGCAAACCCACAACTGGCTCGCGACATCTGTGCGTTTCTTCACCTGGAAATCGGCTCCATCGCACTTGGAAAATTCCCCGACGGCGAGAATTTTTGCAAGATCGAAGAGGATGTGCGCGGCCGAGATGTCTACCTGATTCAGCCCACTTGCCCACCCGTCAATGACAATTTGATGGAGTTGCTCATCATGATCGACTCCTGCAAAAGGGCTAGCGCCGCACGCGTTACGGCCGTCATTCCCTATTACGGTTACGCTCGCCAAGATCGTAAAGACGAGGGGCGCACCCCGATCACCGCAAAGTTGGTAGCGAACGTCATCACACGAGCGGGTGCCGACCGTGTTCTTACCATGGATCTGCACGCCCCGCAGATTCAAGGCTTCTTTGATGTTCCCGTGGACCACCTCTACGCTGCTCCCGTTTTGACCAGCTACTTCCAGAGCAAATCGTATGACCCGGCCGACATCGTCGTGGTCAGTCCCGATGAAGGAAGCGTGAAGCGCGCGAAGGGACACTCGAAGCGATTGGGTGGCAAACTCGCCATCGTCGACAAGGTTCGAGAGAACGCACTGCAGACCCAACAAAAGAACATCATCGGCGGCCCTGTGGAAGGGAAGATCTGTTTGATGTTCGACGACATGATCAGTACGGGTGGTTCGATCTGCGGCGCCGCAAAACTTGTTCATGAAGCAGGCGCGAAAGAGATCCATCTCGCCGCGACCCACGGTGTCCTGTGTGGAGCCGCGATCGAGAATCTCAAGAACGCTCCCATCGATAGCTTGGTCATCACCAATACGATCCCTCTCCCTCCGGAGAAACGACTAGATAACATCCACGTACTGACCGTGGCTCCTCTCTTGGCAGAAGCAATTCGGCGGATCCACTCGAACCGTTCGATCAGTCAAATGTTCTCCAGCGGTCCCGACGATTCGTGA
- a CDS encoding sugar phosphate nucleotidyltransferase codes for MMVRSTAVILAAGKGTRMKSDLPKVLFPVLGRPMIHWVLDALETSGVTRKIVVVGYRDDLVRSELAGRTGIEFALQAEQLGTGHAVQMCRPLLETGPTGPILVVAGDSPLIQPNSVRAVLNEFQQGGWDCFMGTLLKDNPFGLGRIVRDANGRFSRIVEQKDASEAEQAIREVNMSTYAFDRDGLLQALENLGNNNAQREYYLTDCPAYLLSVGKKVEAKPVLSDCEALSINTLDELKAVEAKMQEMGYPCAN; via the coding sequence ATGATGGTGCGTTCAACCGCGGTGATTCTTGCCGCTGGAAAAGGGACTCGCATGAAAAGCGATCTTCCCAAAGTTCTCTTCCCGGTTCTCGGCAGGCCGATGATTCACTGGGTACTCGACGCACTGGAAACCTCCGGGGTCACCCGAAAGATCGTCGTCGTCGGCTACCGAGACGATTTGGTTCGGAGCGAATTGGCCGGCCGAACAGGGATCGAATTCGCTCTGCAGGCGGAGCAACTGGGAACCGGCCACGCCGTGCAGATGTGCCGACCCCTGCTCGAAACCGGGCCGACCGGCCCGATCTTGGTGGTCGCCGGAGACTCCCCTTTGATTCAACCTAACTCGGTCCGTGCCGTCTTGAACGAGTTTCAACAGGGAGGGTGGGATTGCTTCATGGGGACCCTTCTCAAGGACAATCCCTTCGGATTAGGTCGTATCGTCCGCGATGCAAACGGTCGATTCTCGCGTATCGTCGAACAAAAAGATGCTTCCGAGGCGGAGCAAGCCATTCGTGAGGTCAACATGAGCACCTACGCGTTCGATCGCGACGGTCTCCTTCAGGCGCTCGAGAATCTTGGCAACAACAACGCACAACGTGAGTACTATTTAACGGACTGCCCGGCCTATCTTCTCTCTGTTGGGAAAAAGGTCGAGGCCAAGCCCGTGCTGAGCGACTGCGAAGCGCTTAGTATCAACACCCTCGATGAACTGAAAGCGGTCGAAGCCAAAATGCAAGAAATGGGGTATCCATGCGCGAACTAA
- a CDS encoding DUF6800 family protein, with protein sequence MPNFYRLSKVGDLAGKETLTNMAIPANLGTSYWQILVNIIRRQLETMAGTERQRELRRRRNRSKKLTLLQKKAEKSSKTEKAVIAHKLRRLSPGAEQLIKAWKLV encoded by the coding sequence TTGCCAAATTTCTATCGACTGTCCAAGGTCGGAGACCTCGCTGGCAAGGAAACATTGACGAATATGGCGATTCCAGCTAATCTTGGGACCTCATATTGGCAAATTCTGGTCAACATCATCCGTAGACAGTTGGAAACCATGGCAGGAACCGAACGACAGCGAGAATTGCGCCGACGACGCAATCGAAGTAAGAAGCTCACTCTTCTTCAGAAGAAAGCGGAAAAATCGTCCAAGACGGAAAAAGCGGTCATTGCGCACAAGCTTCGCAGACTCAGCCCCGGTGCCGAGCAGCTGATCAAGGCTTGGAAGCTCGTTTAG
- a CDS encoding Rid family hydrolase, translated as MPEIKRFGVTRRWSDAVVFQNTAYFVEVPDDATLSPGEQFAMLFQQVESRCTALGTSIRNLMQVLIYLPYPEDLPEFNRLWDEWIPAGCAPVRACCHPALADKGYRAELIITAMIPDLTAS; from the coding sequence ATGCCTGAAATCAAACGGTTCGGAGTGACCCGTCGGTGGTCAGATGCGGTCGTTTTTCAAAACACCGCCTACTTCGTCGAAGTACCGGACGACGCGACACTCTCCCCTGGTGAGCAATTTGCGATGCTCTTTCAGCAGGTGGAGTCCCGTTGCACCGCGCTGGGAACATCGATTCGCAACCTGATGCAGGTTCTGATTTACTTGCCCTATCCCGAGGATCTTCCCGAATTCAATCGGCTGTGGGATGAATGGATCCCGGCAGGATGTGCCCCGGTTCGGGCCTGCTGCCATCCTGCGTTGGCCGATAAGGGATATCGCGCCGAGCTTATCATTACGGCGATGATTCCCGATCTCACCGCCTCCTAA
- a CDS encoding RNA polymerase sigma factor: MEDRDLIERVKSGESQFFAELVLRYERPVFQSVFVFLGNRQEAEDVTQDVFVTAFRKIASFEYRASFLTWLRRIAFNQCVDARRKSKSQRTTSVDFEYEPQQVSEVNSPDSVAQGKELVDRVRGAIDSLGEEQRSIILLRDIDGLDYSEIAGLLGIPVGTVRSRLHRARCELREVMEKRGLQNLLDGPGALESSVEKLKHGEKSNG; encoded by the coding sequence ATGGAGGATAGGGACTTGATTGAAAGGGTGAAATCGGGCGAGAGCCAATTCTTTGCCGAGCTTGTGCTGCGCTACGAACGACCGGTATTTCAGTCGGTCTTTGTCTTCCTGGGGAATCGTCAGGAAGCCGAAGATGTGACGCAGGACGTCTTCGTGACCGCGTTTCGTAAGATCGCCAGTTTTGAATATCGAGCCAGTTTTTTAACGTGGCTCCGTCGCATTGCATTCAACCAATGTGTGGACGCCCGTAGGAAGAGCAAGAGTCAACGCACGACGTCTGTTGATTTCGAGTACGAGCCTCAGCAAGTTTCCGAAGTCAACTCTCCGGATAGCGTTGCTCAAGGCAAAGAGTTAGTCGATCGCGTTCGCGGCGCGATTGATTCCCTGGGAGAGGAACAGCGTTCGATCATTCTGCTGCGAGACATCGATGGCCTCGATTATTCCGAGATCGCAGGCCTTCTCGGTATCCCAGTGGGGACCGTCCGGAGTCGCCTTCACCGAGCGCGCTGTGAGTTGCGAGAGGTCATGGAGAAACGGGGATTGCAGAATCTCTTAGACGGACCTGGTGCATTGGAATCGTCCGTGGAAAAGCTCAAGCATGGGGAAAAATCAAATGGATAA